From Pseudomonas sp. G2-4:
AACGGGTCGGGTTGACGGCGCAGAGGCCCGGCTTGAGTTTTTGCTGGTAGAGCGCTTCCGAGGCATCGGTAATCATCACGTCGGCTTTCTTGTCCAGCAGTTCCTGGAAGATGGTCACATTGTCGTGGAAGTTGAGCTGGCCCTTGGGCAGGAACGCCCGGACGAAGGCTTCGTTGGTGCCGCCGGCCGGCTCCACCAGGCGCACCGACGGTTGGTTGATCTGTTCGATGGTCTGATAGCGCGACTGGTCTTCGCAACGTACCAGCGGGATCTTGCCATCCACGTCCAGGGTCGTGCTGAAGTAGGCTTTCTTCTGACGTTCCAGGGTCACTGAAATCCCGCCCATGCCGATGTCGCACTTACCGGCCAGCATGTCCGGCATCAGGGTTTTCCAGGTGGTCTGCACCCATTGCACCTTGACGCCCAGGCTGGCGGCCAGCGAGCGGGCCATGTCGATGTCAATCCCTTCGTATTCGCCTGTTTCAGCCTTGTAGGTGTAGGGCTTGTAGTCGCCCGTGGTGCACACCTGCAGTTCGCCTCGTTGAAGGACTTGATCCAGGTGCGAGGGCATAGCCTCCGCCAGGGCATTGCCGCAGAGCGCCAGCAGGCCGCAGATCGTCATCGTGATTGTTATGTTTTTCATAGGAATGGACGGCTCGCAAGGAGGGACAAGGCCGTCGAGTGTAGTAAAAGTGCCGGCAGGCTGTCACTGGAGCGTCGCGATGATCCATACGGCGTTCAATCATGACTGGCGCTAGACTGAAGGCTCTCTCTAAAGAATGATGGGTGTCCTGATGAGTCTTTCTCCCTTTCACCTGGCTATTCCCGTTTATGACCTTGCGGCTGCCCGTACTTTTTATGGGGACGTGTTCGGGCTCCCGGAGGGTCGTTCCAGTGCGCAATGGGTCGATTTCAATTTCTTCGGTCATCAGTTGGTGATCCATGAGCAGCCGAAGACCGCGTCCCAGGAAAGCGTCCACAGCAACCCGGTGGACGGGCACGACGTGCCTGTACCGCACTTTGGCGTGGTGCTTGGCTGGCAGGAGTGGGAGGCGTTGGCCGAACGCTTGAAGTCCTTTGGCACTGAATTTGTGATCGAGCCCTATATCCGCTTCCAGGGCCAGGTGGGCGAGCAGGCGACGATGTTTTTGTTCGACCCCTGCGGCAATGCGCTGGAGTTCAAGGCGTTCAAGGATATGAGTCAGTTGTTCGCAAAGTAAGGCGATGCTGATCTTTGTGGCGAGGGGATTTAGCGCGAAATAATCCCGTGGTCGATCGCGTATTTCACCAGCGCCGCAGGTTTGTCGATGTTGAGCTTGCGGCGAATGCTCAGGCGGTGGGTTTCGACGGTCCGCACGCTGATGTCCAGTTCGCGGGCCATTTCCTTGTTGTTCAGGCCCTGGACCATTTTGTACAGCACCTGGCTCTCCCGTGGCGTCAGTTCGTTATCGCTGCTCTGGTCAGTGGCGAGCCGTTGGGCGATCTCGGCGCTGTAGAAGGTGCCGCCGCTGATAATGGCTTCGATGGCCGCGATGATTTCCCGCGAAGGGGCGTTCTTGAGCACATAGCCGCTGGCGCCGCATCGCACGGACTCGCTCACGTATTCATAATTGTCATACATGCTCAGGATCAGGATCTTGAGGCTGGGGTATTGCTTGCCCAACTGGCGGGTCAGTTCAAGTCCGTTCATGTCCTTGAGGCTGATGTCCATCAGCAGCAGGTCAGGTTGGCAGTGACCGACCATCTCGATCGCTTGGGCGCCGTTCTCGGCTTCGCCCACCACGTCCAATTGAGGCATCACCGACAGCAGGGCCCTGATGCCGTCGCGGACCAGGGAGTGATCGTCGACCAGCGCAATGCGGATTGCAGGGGACAGGCTCATTGGCAGGTGCTCTGGGTAGGGTGGGCGCACATCAGCTTTCTGTCGCCGACAGGGTCATGGGCAGCAGGATGTCCAGTTCGCTTCGGCCCGGCACCGACGTCAGCTCCAAGCGTCCGCCGAAATGCTCGACCCGTTCACGGATATTACGCAAGCCGATGCCAGCATGGCCGCGCTCGACCTGTGGGACGTTGAACCCCATCCCGTCATCCACCACCGTCAGGCGCAAGGACTGGCCGGAGCCGAACAAGGTGATGCCGACGCTTTTCGCGCCGGCGTGGCGTTCGATATTGGTCAGGGCTTCCTGGGCAATGCGGAACAGTGAAACCGGCGCGCCGTTTTCCAGCCGACAATCGAACTCATTACTTCTGTAGGACACATCGAGCCCGCTGCGTTGCTGGAACTCAGCCGCGAGCTGGCCGATGGCGGCAGGCAGGCCCAGCGTGTCGAGCAGGGAAGAACGCAAATCGTGGGAAATGCTGCGGATTTCGCCGATGGCCTCTCCCAGCCGATCAGTCGCATTCTTCAAAATGCCCAGGCCATTTTCCTGGCCGTTTTCCAACACGTGACTAGCCAGTTCGAATTGGAATTTGATCGACACCAGCAACTGGCTGATGCCGTCGTGAAGTTCGCGTGAGACCCGCGAGCGCTCTTCCTCCTGCAAACTGACAATGCGCTGGTTCAACCGCTGCAGTTTCTTGTCGGCCAGGCGATGTTCGCTGACGTTGAGGGTCATGCCGCCGGCAAACACCAGCAGCACCGCGACCAATGCGATGGCGGCGATGGCCTGCATGGTGGTGTGGATGCCCTGGGCCACCTCGTCGCGGGCCTGCTGGGTGGCGCGCTCGACATCTTCCAGGTAGATCCCGGTGCCCAGCATCCAGCCCCAGCGATCCAGCATCACGACGTAGGCCAGCTTGTCGGTGACCTGGCCGGAGGAGGGCTTGTTCCAGGCATAACGCTGGAAACCTTCACCCGACTCGGCGCTTTTGAGCAGTGCCTGGATGACGGGCAAACCGTGGGGATCCTTCATGTCCCAGAGGTATTGCCCGACCAGTTCCGACTGACGAGCGTGCATCAGGCTGCGGCCCTGGCGGTCGTAGACGAAAAAGTAGCCGTTGATGCCGAAGCTGAGTTTGCGCAATTCCTCCAGGACCTGCTGCTGCGCACGTTCGTCGCCCAAGCCGTTGTTGTACAGCGGGGCGATCAGGCTCTGCGCCATCTCGACGTAGTTTTTCAACTCGGCGCGCTTGCTCGCCAGGATGCTGTCTTCGATCAATTGTGCCTGTTGATCGCCCAACTGGCGGTTCAGGGAGATCACCAATGCGCAGATGACAGCAATCGCCAGGACCAAAGGCAAAATACCGAGCGCGACGATTTTGTGTTTGAGCAGCATCTGTACTCCTGTCCGGGCACGACGGGGGGGAGGTGGATGGCGGCATCATATGCCAAACCCATGGATGAGACATCCAAACCTGTGGGAGCGCGCTTGCTCGCGATGGCGCAGGATCAGCCAGCCTGGATGTCGCCTGACACAATGCCATCGCGAGCAAGCTCGCTCCCACAAGGGAATCGGGTTCTACGTAGTACTACGGATTTATTTATTGACGGCATACAGGGATATTGGGCCCGCTCCGAATAGCCGGGGCACACTATAAAAACAATCGCCGCAATCCATTGGATATCGGCAGGAGACACGCAATGACAACCCGTCTGGTTAAACACCTCGCCTGGTTTGCCGTGGCTGTTCTGGGAGCCTGTGCGTTGAGTGTCGTGGCCTTGCGCCGCGGCGAACCCATCAACGCCCTCTGGATCGTCGTCGCAGCCGTGGCCATCTACCTGGTCGCCTACCGCTACTACAGCCTCTTCATCGCCAACAACGTGATGCAACTCGATGCGCGCCGGGCCACCCCCGCCGTGCTCAACAACGATGGCCTGGACTACGTCCCGACCAACAAACACATCCTTTTCGGCCACCACTTCGCGGCCATTGCCGGCGCGGGGCCGCTGGTCGGGCCGGTGCTGGCGGCGCAGATGGGCTACCTGCCCGGCACGCTCTGGCTGATTGCCGGCGTGGTGCTGGCCGGTGCGGTGCAGGACTTCATGGTCCTGTTCCTGTCCACCCGCCGCAACGGGCGCTCCCTGGGCGACATGGTCCGCGAAGAAATGGGCCGCGTCCCCGGCACCATCGCGCTGTTCGGCTGCTTCCTGATCATGATCATCATCCTCGCGGTGCTGGCACTGATCGTGGTCAAGGCCCTGGCCGAGAGCCCATGGGGGATCTTCACGGTGATGGCGACCATCCCGATCGCGATGTTCATGGGCATCTACATGCGCTACATCCGCCCGGGCCGCATCGGTGAAATCTCGCTCATCGGCGTGCTGTTGCTGCTGGGCTCGATCTGGCTCGGCGGGCAAGTGGCCGCAGACCCGGTCTGGGCCCAGGCCTTCACCTTCACCGGCGTGCAAATCACCTGGATGCTGATCGGCTATGGCTTTGTCGCCGCGGTGTTGCCGATCTGGCTGATCCTGGCGCCACGGGACTACCTGTCCACCTTCTTGAAGATCGGCACCATCGTCGCCCTGGCGATCGGCATCCTGGTCACCATGCCCGAGCTGAAAATGCCGGCACTGACCCAGTTCACCGACGGCACCGGGCCGGTGTGGAAGGGCGGGTTGTTCCCGTTCCTGTTCATCACCATCGCCTGCGGCGCGGTCTCGGGTTTCCATGCGCTGATCTCTTCGGGCACCACGCCGAAGATGCTGGATAACGAAGTCAACGCCCGCTACATCGGTTACGGCGGCATGCTGATGGAGTCCTTCGTGGCGATCATGGCCATGGTCGCCGCTTCGGTGATCGAGCCCGGCGTGTACTTTGCCATGAACAGCCCGGCGGCCATCGTCGGCGGTGACGTGGTGGCCGTGGCGCAAACCGTCAGCAGCTGGGGTTTTGCAATCACCCCCGAGGCGCTGCAGGCGGTGGCCAAGGACATCGGCGAAACCACCGTCCTGGCCCGTGCCGGCGGTGCGCCGACCCTGGCGGTCGGTATCGCGCAGATCCTGCACTCGGTGCTGCCGGGTGAGAACACCATGGCGTTCTGGTACCACTTCGCGATTCTGTTCGAGGCGCTGTTCATCCTCACCGCGGTGGACGCCGGCACCCGTGCCGGGCGGTTCATGCTGCAGGACCTGCTGGGCTCGTTCGTGCCGGCGCTCAAGCGTACCGAATCCTGGGCCGCCAACCTGATCGCCACTGCCGGTTGCGTGGCAATGTGGGGCTACCTGCTGTACCAGGGCGTGATTGATCCGCTGGGTGGGATCAACACCTTGTGGCCGCTGTTCGGCATCTCCAACCAGATGCTGGCCGGTATTGCCCTGATGCTCGCCACCGTGGTGCTGATCAAGATGAAGCGCCAGCGCTACGTCTGGGTGACCATGCTGCCGGCGGCCTGGCTGTTGATCTGCACCACCACGGCGGGGCTGATCAAGCTGTTCGACGCCAACCCGGCGATCGGCTTCCTGGCCCTGGCGCGCAAATACAACGATGCCCTGGCCGCCGGCCAGATCCTGGCCCCGGCCAAGAGCATCGAGCAGATGCAGCACGTGGTGTACAACGCCTACACCAATGCCACGCTGACGGTGTTGTTCCTGTTGGTGGTGTTCAGCATCCTGTTCTACGCGCTCAAGGTCGGCATCGCCGCCTGGGGCACGAAAGAACGTACGGACAAGGAAGCACCCTTCCAGGCCGTGCCGGACGCTTGATAGAGGATTGCAACGATGTTCAATGACCTGAGTCGCCTCGGTAAATACCTCGGTCAGGCCGCGCGCCTGATGGTCGGCATGCCCGACTACGACAACTACGTCGAGCACATGCAAACCAAACACCCGGACAAACCGCTGATGGACTACGAGGCGTTCTTCCGCGAACGCCAAGAGGCCCGTTACGGTGGCAAGGGTGGGCCCAAGTGCTGCTGATGCACCGCTTGGGTTGAGGTAATCCCCTGTGGGAGCGAGCAAGCTCGCTCCCACAGTTGTTTTGGGGGGGTTCAACATTTGCATACACCACAGATTCCCTGTGGGAGCGAGCTTGCTCGCGATGGCGGTGTGTCAGTGAGTGATGATGTTGACTGACCCAACGCATTCGCGAGCAGGCTCGCTCCCACAGTTGTTTTGGGGTGGTTTCAAGATTTGCATACACCACAGATCCCCTTGTGGGAGCGAGCCTGCTCGCGATGGCGTCGGGTCAGCAGCATCGATGTCGACTGACCCACCGCGATCACCCAGGATTTAGCGGGGTTCGCGACTGAGCCGCAGCTCGGCACACAGCCCGCCGCCGTCGCGGTTGCTCAAGGTCAATGAGCCGCCCATGGCATTCGCCAGTTGCTGGGCGATGGCCAAGCCCAATCCTGTACCGCCGGTTTCCCGGTTGCGCGAGCTTTCTACCCGGTAGAACGGCTTGAGTACTTCGGCCAGCTCCTGCTCATTGATGCCAGGGCCACGATCTAATACCTGGATCGCCAATTGACCGTTTTCGCTCTCTTGCACCTCGATCCGAGCCGCGCCGCCAAACTTCAACGCATTGTCCACCAGGTTAACCAGCACCCGGCGCAGGGCGTGGGGGCGGGTGTCGATGACGGCGGCGTTCTTTCCGGACAACTGCACATCCTGTCCGGTGTCCTGATAGTCGAACACCAGGCTGTCGAGGAACGCATCCAGGTTGATGCGGCAGCTGGCCTCAGTGGCGCCATGGATGCTGCGGGCATAGGCCACGCCTTCGCGTACCAGGTGTTCCATTTCGCTCAAGTCGCTCCACAGCTTGTCCTTTTCCAAGCCGTCGTCCATGAATTCGGCACGCAGCTTCATGCGTGTGATGGGCGTCTGCAAGTCATGGGAAATCGCCGCCAGCAGTTGCATGCGCTCCTTGAGGTAGGCGGCGATGCGGTCCTGCATGGCATTGAAGGCCTTGGCGGCGTGGACCACTTCGGTCGGACCCTTTTCATCCAGGCGCGCGCTGTGGGTGTTCGGGTCGAGGGTCTCCACCGCCTCGGCCAAGCGCGTGAGCGGGCCGACGGCAATGCGCACGGCCAGCCATGTGCAGCCGATCAACAACGCCAATTGCCCCAGCAAGACCACCGGCAGCCAAGGGGAGAGGGGCATCATCGCCGGGCGTACATCGATGGTCAGCGGGCTGCCGTCGCCCAGGCGCAGGTGAGCCTGGTAATGCATTTTCGGCCCGGGAATCTGGCTGAAGGTCAGGGCGTAGGCTTGGCCGATAGCCTCCTGGATGGAGCTCACCGACACCGGCGCATCGGCAAGGTCCATCGGCTGGCCGGGCTGGCCTTCATTGAGCAGGTAGCCGTAGTTGCGCCGGATGAGCTTGGGCAGCCAGGCCGGACGTTCGGCGGCAGGTAGGCGGTCGAGAATGGCAACGGAAGTCGAGACATCGGTTTCCAGGTTACCGAGCATGGTGGATCTGGCCGTCTGGTAGCGCTCGTAATACTGGGCACCAAACGACAGTCCTTGGGCCAGGATCAGCCCGATCAGGAAGATCAGCGACAGCCGCGAAGCGAGTGTGCGCGGCCAACGCAACGGCAGACTCATACCGAAGCCTCAAGGATCTCCACCGGCAGCGAAAACACATAGCCTTCGCTGCGCACGGTCTTGATGTAGGCCGGCTCCCGGGCATCGTCCAACAGGCGTTGACGCAGGCGGCTGACCAGCAGGTCTATGGAACGATCGAACAAATCGGCGTCCCGGCCCTGGGTCAGGTTGAGCAACTGGTCGCGGTTGAGTACCCGTTGTGGGTGGTCGAGGAACACCCGCAGCAGCCGGTACTCGGCGCCACTCAGGGCGACCATGGTGCCATCGGAATCCAGCAAATGGCGGGCGGTGGTGTCCAGGCGCCAGCGTCCGAACGCCAGCAGGCGACCGCTTTCAGTGACCACCAGGTTGGGCGGCAGCATGCGGGTACGGCGTAGCACGGCGTTGATCCGCGCCAGCAGCTCGCGGGCGGCGAAGGGCTTGACCAGGTAATCGTCGGCGCCCATCTCCAGGCCGATGATGCGGTCTGTTTCGTCGTTGCGGGCGGTCAGCATCAGCACCGGTGTGGCCTTGTGCTTGCCGGCGCGCAATTCCCGACACAGCACCAAGCCATCATCGCCGGGCATCATGATGTCCAGCACGATCAGGTCCACCGGGGTGGTTTCCAGGAACGCGCGCATCTGCCGGCCATCGGCGACGACGGTGGTGCGCAGGCCGTTCTTTTTCAGGTAGTTGCCAACCAGCTCTCTGATCTCGCGATCGTCATCCACTATCAACACGTGATCGACATGATCCATGGTGTCCAGCCCCTTTGGCGTTTCGTTGTGATCAGTCTACAGGCGCCGGTCGGCCCGGCCTGCGACGGTTTGTATTGCAGTGTATCTGGCGCGCGGCGGATACACAGGGATGCAAAAAGCCACCTGTCTGGATACAGGCGCGATACCTCAACGGCATTCAATGGCTTCCATCGAGGCAACACAACAGGCCTCGGCAGAAAACACACTCATTGAATGAATCGAGGACACCGCCATGAATACCAAAGCCATCTACGCCGCTTGCCTCTTCGCCGCGCTGAACATCTGCACCCTGTCGGCCAGGGCCGAAAGCAACGTCCAGGCGCAAACCTATACCTACGGGACCCACCTTGATATTCAGAAAGTGCTTTCCCTCACCGAAGACGCCAATCCGGCCTGTGGCGTGGTGAACGCCGAGATGATCTATCTGGACTCGGCGGGCCACAAGCAGGCGCTGGACTACCGCAAGCTTGCCGACAATTGCAATAACGGTAACTGATATCAAAACGGTAGGTGTGCTTGCGGCCTCTGTGGCGAGGGAGCTTGCTCCCGCTGGGTTGCGCAGCGACCCCAAAGCCAGACGCCCCGGTATGCCTGATTGACCGAGTCGATTGTTGTTGGGGCTGCTGCGCAGCCTAGCGGGAGCAAGCTCCCTTGCCACGGGCGCATGCCTGCATTTCTTTGACATACCACCCCCTCTTAAGGTGATGCCATGCTTCTGATCGCTTTCCTCGGCGGGATCCTGACGATCCTCAGCCCCTGTATTCTCCCCGTAGTGCCGTTTCTGTTCGCCCGTGCCAATCGTTCGAGGAGCTCGGTGCTGCTGACACTTGCCGGCATGGTGTTGACGTTTGCCCTGGTGTCGAGCCTGGCGGTGGTCAGCAGCGAGTGGGTACTGCGCGCCAGCAACGTCGGCCGGCAAGTCGCCCTGGTGGTGATGGTGCTGTTCGCCTTGTCGCTGATCTTCAGCCGGGTCGGTATATGGCTGTCGCGGCCGCTGGTCAGCCTGGGCAATCGGATTGACGCCGGCGCCGGGCGGATGGCCGGGCCGGTAGCGTCGGTGTTGATCGGGGTCGCTACCGGACTGCTTTGGGCACCCTGTGCCGGGCCGATACTCGGGGTAATCCTGACCGGTGCCATGCTGCAAGGCGCCAGCGCCGAAACCAGCCTGTTGCTGCTTGCCTATGGCCTGGGCAGTGCCTTGTCGCTGGGCGTGCTGATCCTCGCCGGACGCGGATTGGTCGGTCGCTTGAAACTCTCGCTGCCGCTGATGACCTGGTTGCGCCGTGGCAGCGGTGCCGTTGTACTGCTGGCTGCCGTGGCGATCGGTACTGGCTTGGATAATCGGCTGTTGGCCAGCACCTCTTCCCAAGGATCGGCAACCCTGGAACAAAGCCTGCTGGAAAAGGTACCCAAGGCGATCGACTACGTGATCAGCAAAGCCAACGCTACATCCATGCCGACCCTCGGCTCCCAGGGCGCCATGCCCTCGCTGGACGGCGCGGTGCAATGGCTGAACTCGCGCCCGCTAAGCAGCGAATCACTGCGGGGCAAGGTGGTGCTGGTGGATTTCTGGACCTATGACTGCATCAACTGCCAGCGCACGCTGCCTTATGTGAACGGCTGGGCAAAAAAGTATGAGAAGGACGGGCTGGTGGTGATTGGTGTCCACACGCCGGAATACGGCTACGAGAAGATCATCGACAACGTGCGCGAGCAGGTGCGCAAGCTGGACATCCAATACCCGGTGGCCATCGACAACCAATATGCGATCTGGCGCGCCTTCAACAACCAGTACTGGCCGGCCCATTACTTCATCGATGCCAAGGGCCAGGTGCGCTATAGCCACTTTGGCGAAGGGCGGTATGGCGAGCAGGAGCAGGTGATTCAGCAGTTGTTGCAGGAAGCCAAGGCAGGCCAGTGATTGTGGCGAGGGAGCTTGCTCCCGCTGGGCTGCGAAGCGGCCCCAATAACTACCTGGCAACTCGGCGTGTCAGGCAAATGCAGAGGGCCGCTTCGCGACCCAGCGGGATCTCCCTCGCCACAAAAGCCTTTACCCTCTCCACATGTCGGTGCAGCCGTGCTGGCCCCTTGCTCATTTGAATGTCGTCAAACTTCTTTTATTTCAGAAAGTTGAGCGACAAACCTATGCGAATTTCTATGTGGGTCGTAGCGACGTTTCTCCTGGCCGCCGTCTCGCTTGAGGTCCAGGCCAAAGCGCTGACGAAAAACCAGCAGTCAGTGTGCCGCTGGGGTTCGGACATCGCAGCAGGAGCACAGGCAGCGAAGCTCTCCGGGATTACCCTATACGGCGCCCGCAAGCGACTGCAGGTGCGCAAATTCCCAAGGCCCTGGATGCGCATGACTGCCATGGGCATCACCGAACAAACCTACAACAGCGCCTCGCGCCTCAAGCCCGCTGCGGTGAAGCAGACCTACTACGAGCAATGTGTGCGTCACGAGCTGGCACGCAGATAAGCACTCAACGTTACGCCGGGCGCCTGCCAGGCATCTCGATGCCATGCTGGTGCACCCTTCGATACAGGGTCGCCCGGGAAATACCCAGGGCCCGGGCGGCGGCGGTGGGCTTCCAGCGATGGCGCACCAGGGCGTCGAGCAGTGCCTGGCGTTCCGGGCTGGCGCTGGGCTCGGGCGTGGGGCTCGCCACTTCTGTGCTGTGCAATGACTCGGGCAGATGACTGAGCTGGATCACGCTCGCCTCACACACCGCACAGGCGTAGCGCAGTACATGGCGCAATTGACGGACATTGCCAGGCCAGTGATAGCCGAGCAGGCATTCCAGGGCAGCACTGCTCAATTGCACCGCGTCCCCGCACAGCGCCGACTCCTCGGCGAGAATACGGTTGATCAGCGCCAGCCGATCAGTGCGTTCACGCAGCGGGGGCAGTTGGAAGCGGGCGCCGCCCAAGCGGAAGTACAAATCCTCGCGAAACTCGCCGGCGGCCACCAGCGTCTCCAGGTCGCGGTGGGTGGCGCAGATCACCTGGATGTCCACGGCCTTGCGGCGCGATGCACCCAAGGGCGCCACTTCGCCTTCGGCTAACACCCGCAGCAAGCGGGTCTGCAAGGCCAACGGCATGTCACCGATCTCATCCAAAAACAATGTCCCGCCATCGGCCTGTTGCAACAGGCCCTGCATGCCCTTGGCCGAGGCGCCGGTGAAGGCCCCGGCGACGTAGCCGAACAGCTCGCTCTCGATCAGGCTTTCGGGAATTGCCGCGCAGTTCAATGCCACAAAAGGCCGATCACGACGCTGGCTGGCCTGATGCAGTTGACGGGCGAACACTTCCTTGCCGGAACCGGTTTCGCCCTGGATCAGCACCGGCAGGTTGCGGTCCTTGACCCGCACCGCCAGGCGCAGGCTGTCGGCCAGGCGCGGATCGATTTCCGACGGGCTCATGGCAACCCGGGGCCGTGGATGGGGCCGATGGCGAGGCGCGCTCAAGCGGCCATGCATGGCGTGATCGAGCGGGTAGAGGCTTTCGTCACGGGCGCGGTGCAGCTGTTGTTGATCGAAGACCTGGCTGATGTGTTGCGGTATCTGCCCGTAATGCTGCAACAGGTATTGGCGGGCGGCGGGGTTCAGGGCCTGCAGGCAGCCGTCGTCGTCCCAGGCGAACAGGAAGTCGGGCTGGCTGTCGACGTAGCCGGCGTTGCGGTGAGCCCGCAGGACCCAATAGCCCTGGGCGCTGCTCATGAAAAACGCCTGTTCGATTTCCCGGGCGCTCTGTACCACCATTTGCCGGATCAAGTGCTGTGAACGCCGATCATCCGGTGAGCGCACCGCCGACACATCCAATACCCCGAGCAATTCACCTTGCGGGTCGAAGACCGGCGCGGCGGAGCAGGTCAGGCCAATGAATGCCGCGCGGAAATGGTCACGCTTGTGCACCGTCACCGGGGTCTTGGCCGTGAGCACCGCCGCCACGCCGCACGTGCCTTCTTCGCCCTCCGACCAACAAGTGCCCAGGTACAGCCCGGCCTTGCGGCAGTCATTGCGGATCGCGGTTTCCACCCGGTAGTCGATGGTCTGGCCCTGGGCGTCGGTCAGCAGCACACAGTAGTCGGCGTCGCGTACCCGTCCATGCAGGCGGGCCACTTCTTCACTGGCGATATTGAGGAACAGCTCGGAGCGCTCACGGCATTGCTTGAGCACGCCCTCGGAGAGGATGCGCGGGCCCTGCAGCGAGCCGGGGTCCAAGTGATGTTGCTCCATGGAGCGACGCCAGGAGTCGAGGATCAAGTCCGGGACGGGCAGTTGTGGCAATCGGTCCGCGTTTTTTACTACGCGGCTGACGCAATCCACATGCGCCCGGGAGTGTGCGGAAAGCATAGGGCCTCCGGTTCAACTTCTTATCGTTGTGCGCGCATTAAGCGCCGTTTGCCGGACGCAGACAAGTTTAGCGGGGCGCAGGGCCGGCGTGAGACGCCACGTCTCACTGTCTCGCCACGCTCTCGTGCAGGCTGACATGGCGCGTCTCACAGAGGCCGAGCTCACGCTGTTGAACAGCGTGCTTCGAGCGCTCTGGCTCGGGTATCTCGCGGCTTCTTCACGCAACTGGCACCGGCCTTGCTCTATCCCCTGAAACCGCCTGGCGGTTCATCCAATAATAAAAATGAGGTGTCTATGTTTTCCCGCCGAGGGTTTTCCTGCCCAGGGTCTTGCCGCCCAGGTTATTTGCCTGTTTCGTCCACGGTGGCGCCATGAGCCGCCGACCACTGACCGTGGGCATCATCGCCAACCCGGCATCGGGCCGTGACGTGCGTCGCCTGACCGCCAATGCCGGGTTGTTTTCCAGCACCGACAAGGTCTCGGTAATCCAGCGCCTGCTGGCCGCTTTCGGCGCCACGGGTATCGAACAGGTGCTGATGCCCACCGACATGATCGGCATGGCCGCCGCGGTGCTGAAGAACAGCCACAGCCGCCAGGCCCGCAGCAGCCATTGGCCGGCCCTGGAGTTTCTTGACCTGACCCTGCGCCAAACCGTCGAAGACACCCGCCGGGCGGCGCGGCTGATGGCCGAACGCGAGGTGGCGCTGATTGCCGTGCTGGGCGGCGACGGCACGCACAAGGCCGTGGCCGCTGAAGTGGGCGACATCCCATTGCTGACCCTGTCCACCGGCACCAACAACGCCTTTCCTGAATTGCGCGAGGCCACCAGTGCCGGGCTGGCCGGCGGGTTGTACGCCAGCGGCCGGATACCGACGCAGATCGGCCTGCGTCGCAACAAGCGCTTGTTGGTCTGCGATGCTGCGCGTGGCCTGCGGGAGGTCGCCCTGGTGGATGTCGCCGTGTCGCCGCTGCGCTTTGTCGGCGCCCGGGCTATCAGTCGGGCGGCGGACCTGGCCGAAGTCTTCGT
This genomic window contains:
- a CDS encoding transporter substrate-binding domain-containing protein, which codes for MKNITITMTICGLLALCGNALAEAMPSHLDQVLQRGELQVCTTGDYKPYTYKAETGEYEGIDIDMARSLAASLGVKVQWVQTTWKTLMPDMLAGKCDIGMGGISVTLERQKKAYFSTTLDVDGKIPLVRCEDQSRYQTIEQINQPSVRLVEPAGGTNEAFVRAFLPKGQLNFHDNVTIFQELLDKKADVMITDASEALYQQKLKPGLCAVNPTRYLQYGEKAYLLPRDDTTWKMYVDQWLHLSKANGSYQKVIGQWLAVPGAQ
- a CDS encoding VOC family protein, which encodes MSLSPFHLAIPVYDLAAARTFYGDVFGLPEGRSSAQWVDFNFFGHQLVIHEQPKTASQESVHSNPVDGHDVPVPHFGVVLGWQEWEALAERLKSFGTEFVIEPYIRFQGQVGEQATMFLFDPCGNALEFKAFKDMSQLFAK
- a CDS encoding response regulator transcription factor; protein product: MSLSPAIRIALVDDHSLVRDGIRALLSVMPQLDVVGEAENGAQAIEMVGHCQPDLLLMDISLKDMNGLELTRQLGKQYPSLKILILSMYDNYEYVSESVRCGASGYVLKNAPSREIIAAIEAIISGGTFYSAEIAQRLATDQSSDNELTPRESQVLYKMVQGLNNKEMARELDISVRTVETHRLSIRRKLNIDKPAALVKYAIDHGIISR
- a CDS encoding cache domain-containing protein, coding for MLLKHKIVALGILPLVLAIAVICALVISLNRQLGDQQAQLIEDSILASKRAELKNYVEMAQSLIAPLYNNGLGDERAQQQVLEELRKLSFGINGYFFVYDRQGRSLMHARQSELVGQYLWDMKDPHGLPVIQALLKSAESGEGFQRYAWNKPSSGQVTDKLAYVVMLDRWGWMLGTGIYLEDVERATQQARDEVAQGIHTTMQAIAAIALVAVLLVFAGGMTLNVSEHRLADKKLQRLNQRIVSLQEEERSRVSRELHDGISQLLVSIKFQFELASHVLENGQENGLGILKNATDRLGEAIGEIRSISHDLRSSLLDTLGLPAAIGQLAAEFQQRSGLDVSYRSNEFDCRLENGAPVSLFRIAQEALTNIERHAGAKSVGITLFGSGQSLRLTVVDDGMGFNVPQVERGHAGIGLRNIRERVEHFGGRLELTSVPGRSELDILLPMTLSATES
- a CDS encoding carbon starvation CstA family protein; translated protein: MTTRLVKHLAWFAVAVLGACALSVVALRRGEPINALWIVVAAVAIYLVAYRYYSLFIANNVMQLDARRATPAVLNNDGLDYVPTNKHILFGHHFAAIAGAGPLVGPVLAAQMGYLPGTLWLIAGVVLAGAVQDFMVLFLSTRRNGRSLGDMVREEMGRVPGTIALFGCFLIMIIILAVLALIVVKALAESPWGIFTVMATIPIAMFMGIYMRYIRPGRIGEISLIGVLLLLGSIWLGGQVAADPVWAQAFTFTGVQITWMLIGYGFVAAVLPIWLILAPRDYLSTFLKIGTIVALAIGILVTMPELKMPALTQFTDGTGPVWKGGLFPFLFITIACGAVSGFHALISSGTTPKMLDNEVNARYIGYGGMLMESFVAIMAMVAASVIEPGVYFAMNSPAAIVGGDVVAVAQTVSSWGFAITPEALQAVAKDIGETTVLARAGGAPTLAVGIAQILHSVLPGENTMAFWYHFAILFEALFILTAVDAGTRAGRFMLQDLLGSFVPALKRTESWAANLIATAGCVAMWGYLLYQGVIDPLGGINTLWPLFGISNQMLAGIALMLATVVLIKMKRQRYVWVTMLPAAWLLICTTTAGLIKLFDANPAIGFLALARKYNDALAAGQILAPAKSIEQMQHVVYNAYTNATLTVLFLLVVFSILFYALKVGIAAWGTKERTDKEAPFQAVPDA
- a CDS encoding YbdD/YjiX family protein, with protein sequence MFNDLSRLGKYLGQAARLMVGMPDYDNYVEHMQTKHPDKPLMDYEAFFRERQEARYGGKGGPKCC